One part of the Cyclobacteriaceae bacterium genome encodes these proteins:
- a CDS encoding alpha/beta fold hydrolase, protein MNPVLLLHGALGASTQLEPLKHKLEASGRTVYVINFSGHGGEPFRKSFGIEIFADDVLVFLRKHNLNQVDVFGYSLGGYVAVWLALMHSKRIGKIVTLGTKFDWSVESAEKEVRKLNADKILEKVPAFARVLEHRHAPNDWKELLNNTAEMMMGLGGNPLLTEENLKSIQQPVVVCLGDEDDMADRSFAEQVARWLPNGKFHLLENTPHPIEKVDLDKLIGRAGF, encoded by the coding sequence ATGAATCCTGTACTTCTGCTTCATGGCGCACTGGGCGCCAGCACACAACTCGAACCGCTTAAACACAAACTGGAAGCATCCGGCAGAACAGTTTATGTTATAAATTTTTCAGGACATGGCGGTGAGCCTTTTCGTAAATCGTTTGGTATTGAAATTTTTGCTGATGATGTGTTGGTGTTCTTGAGGAAACATAACCTTAATCAGGTTGATGTATTTGGGTATAGCTTGGGAGGATACGTAGCTGTTTGGCTCGCCTTGATGCATTCTAAGCGAATCGGAAAAATTGTAACGCTAGGCACTAAATTCGATTGGTCAGTTGAATCGGCTGAAAAAGAAGTTCGAAAACTAAATGCTGATAAAATTCTGGAGAAAGTTCCAGCCTTTGCCCGAGTCCTTGAGCATCGGCATGCTCCTAACGACTGGAAAGAATTGTTAAATAATACGGCAGAAATGATGATGGGATTAGGAGGCAACCCTTTGCTTACAGAAGAAAACCTGAAATCGATACAACAACCCGTTGTTGTTTGCCTTGGCGATGAGGATGATATGGCCGACCGGTCTTTTGCGGAACAGGTTGCCCGTTGGTTACCGAACGGGAAATTCCATTTATTGGAAAACACCCCGCATCCTATTGAAAAAGTTGATCTGGATAAACTGATTGGCCGAGCTGGTTTTTAG
- the prmC gene encoding peptide chain release factor N(5)-glutamine methyltransferase, protein MNSKKLFSELVLQIDLDERVDEINQLVLMAMEFVFGFTPTESLMGKEIAITREQQEQLNGIITRINQHEPIQYITGYAYFYNRKFSVNPQVLIPRPETEELVQHVIQSLEGQGHGLKILDIGTGSGCIPVTLKCELPSAQVFATDVSPDALAVANINAVTLNAPVSFLQHNILKEGIPWNNLDSIVSNPPYITRSEIQLMQENVLRYEPHLALFTPDHDPLIFYKAIAAQGKRALKPGGKVWVEINAQLGKNTAFVFEAEGYLNVTVVKDLNSKDRFITATHNPA, encoded by the coding sequence ATGAACTCCAAAAAACTCTTTTCTGAACTGGTGCTACAGATTGATCTTGACGAACGGGTGGATGAAATTAATCAATTGGTGTTGATGGCCATGGAGTTTGTATTTGGGTTTACGCCAACCGAGTCGCTCATGGGTAAAGAAATCGCCATAACCCGTGAGCAACAGGAACAACTTAACGGCATCATAACCCGCATTAATCAGCACGAACCAATTCAATACATCACCGGCTATGCTTATTTCTATAACAGAAAGTTCAGTGTTAATCCTCAAGTGCTCATACCCCGGCCGGAAACGGAAGAACTGGTTCAACACGTAATCCAAAGCTTAGAAGGCCAAGGACATGGTCTGAAAATTCTGGACATCGGTACCGGTAGCGGATGCATACCCGTAACGCTAAAGTGTGAGTTGCCTTCTGCTCAAGTATTCGCTACTGACGTTAGTCCCGATGCGTTGGCTGTAGCCAACATAAACGCTGTAACTTTGAATGCCCCGGTAAGTTTTTTACAGCATAATATCTTAAAAGAAGGTATTCCCTGGAATAACCTGGACAGTATTGTTAGCAATCCACCCTATATTACACGATCCGAAATACAGTTGATGCAGGAAAATGTACTGCGCTATGAACCACACCTGGCCTTGTTTACTCCGGATCATGATCCCCTGATTTTTTATAAAGCGATAGCCGCACAGGGCAAGCGCGCACTGAAACCAGGTGGAAAAGTATGGGTTGAAATAAATGCCCAATTGGGAAAAAATACTGCTTTCGTTTTTGAAGCAGAAGGTTATTTGAATGTTACAGTAGTTAAAGATCTGAACAGCAAAGACCGATTTATTACCGCAACCCATAACCCTGCATGA
- the ribD gene encoding bifunctional diaminohydroxyphosphoribosylaminopyrimidine deaminase/5-amino-6-(5-phosphoribosylamino)uracil reductase RibD: MQRCLELASLGHGSVSPNPLVGCVIVYDGKIIGEGWHKKFGEAHAEVNALASIANKELLQESTVYVNLEPCAHFGKTPPCVDLLIQHRVKKVVIANLDTHPKVSGEGIKKLRETGIEVITGILDKQGRELNKRFFTSVEKGRPHILLKWAQTADGFIAHENYDSKWISNEYSRQLVHKWRSEEDGILVGAKTANHDNPQLNVREWTGRNPVRIVVDRFLKLNEKLNVFDRSQPTIVYNVLKHEEHENLILARIDETDFLPQLLQDLLKRGIQSVMVEGGAQTLKFFIDAGLWDEARVFTAPRAFGKGIPAPRLNGKLSSTETVMNDTLFTYHPVYGKD, from the coding sequence ATGCAGCGCTGCCTTGAGTTGGCCAGCCTGGGCCATGGTTCGGTAAGCCCTAACCCCTTGGTGGGATGTGTAATTGTTTATGACGGAAAAATCATTGGTGAGGGATGGCATAAAAAATTTGGTGAAGCGCATGCGGAAGTGAACGCCCTTGCCTCCATAGCCAATAAAGAATTATTGCAAGAAAGTACGGTGTATGTAAACCTTGAGCCTTGCGCTCATTTTGGAAAGACACCACCCTGTGTTGATCTACTGATTCAGCATCGGGTAAAGAAAGTGGTAATAGCCAACCTGGACACACACCCAAAAGTATCGGGTGAGGGAATAAAGAAATTGCGGGAAACAGGCATAGAAGTAATCACCGGTATTCTCGATAAACAAGGCCGTGAATTGAATAAGCGTTTCTTTACGTCTGTTGAAAAAGGGCGCCCGCACATTTTATTGAAATGGGCACAAACGGCAGATGGCTTCATAGCCCACGAAAATTACGATTCGAAATGGATCAGTAACGAGTATTCCCGTCAGTTGGTGCATAAATGGAGAAGCGAAGAAGATGGGATTTTGGTAGGTGCAAAAACGGCAAATCATGATAACCCACAACTGAATGTGCGGGAGTGGACAGGACGAAATCCGGTTCGCATTGTGGTCGATCGGTTTTTAAAACTAAACGAGAAGCTGAACGTGTTCGATCGAAGTCAGCCAACAATTGTTTATAATGTATTGAAGCACGAAGAGCATGAAAATCTGATACTGGCCAGGATTGATGAAACGGATTTTCTGCCCCAGCTTTTGCAGGATTTGCTCAAGCGCGGCATTCAATCGGTAATGGTGGAGGGTGGGGCGCAAACCTTAAAATTCTTTATTGATGCTGGTTTGTGGGATGAAGCAAGGGTTTTCACTGCTCCAAGAGCATTTGGAAAAGGAATTCCGGCACCGCGATTAAATGGAAAACTTTCTTCTACCGAAACCGTAATGAACGATACCTTGTTTACGTATCACCCTGTTTATGGAAAAGATTAG
- a CDS encoding cupin domain-containing protein: MEKISLKEKFAQFSDHWNSRIVGELNGQQVKVTKLKGEFFWHHHEHEDELFLIIKGKLKMAFRDKTVEIGEGEFIIVPRGVEHKPMAEEEVEVLLFEPASTLNTGNIINDRTKKVLDKI; the protein is encoded by the coding sequence ATGGAAAAGATTAGCCTCAAAGAAAAATTTGCACAGTTTTCTGATCATTGGAATTCACGCATTGTAGGAGAACTTAATGGACAGCAGGTAAAAGTCACTAAGTTGAAAGGTGAATTTTTCTGGCATCACCACGAACATGAAGACGAACTCTTCTTGATAATTAAAGGGAAGCTGAAAATGGCCTTTCGTGATAAGACCGTAGAAATTGGTGAAGGTGAATTTATAATTGTGCCACGCGGAGTTGAGCATAAGCCGATGGCCGAAGAAGAAGTAGAGGTTTTATTGTTTGAACCTGCTTCTACCTTAAATACGGGTAATATTATTAATGACAGAACAAAAAAAGTTTTAGATAAGATTTAA
- a CDS encoding type II toxin-antitoxin system HicB family antitoxin: MRKYLVIYERSSDGYSAYVPDLPGCTSAGESKEEVEFNIIEAIKLHLEVLQDEGLEIPQSVSDSEMIVIS; encoded by the coding sequence ATGCGAAAGTACCTTGTTATTTATGAAAGGAGTTCTGATGGATACAGTGCATATGTTCCAGATTTACCGGGTTGTACCTCTGCAGGAGAGAGTAAGGAAGAGGTCGAATTTAATATCATCGAAGCAATAAAACTTCACTTGGAGGTTCTTCAGGATGAGGGATTAGAGATACCTCAATCGGTATCAGATTCTGAGATGATTGTGATCTCCTAA
- a CDS encoding type II toxin-antitoxin system HicA family toxin — protein sequence MKYREIIRIIESDGWFPVRQKGSHVTYKHNLKRGIVTIACHRLSDEVPRGTLNSILKQAELK from the coding sequence ATGAAATATCGGGAGATTATCAGAATTATTGAATCAGATGGGTGGTTCCCGGTAAGACAAAAAGGAAGCCATGTAACCTACAAGCACAATTTAAAAAGAGGAATTGTAACAATCGCGTGTCATCGTTTGTCTGATGAAGTACCTCGCGGAACATTAAATAGTATTCTAAAACAAGCAGAACTAAAATAA
- a CDS encoding GAF domain-containing protein encodes MAEELIISTSTDKQQRYETLVPQLSALVSGEPDVVANLSNIAASLKQTMNFFWVGFYLVKENQLVLGPFQGPIACTRINFGKGVCGASWKERKTIIVPDVEAFPGHIACSSASKSEIVLPAFKNGEVFLVLDVDSDKLNDFDETDAQYLGQVMQIIERLI; translated from the coding sequence ATGGCCGAAGAACTCATCATCTCCACCTCTACCGATAAGCAACAACGTTACGAAACATTGGTGCCACAACTTTCAGCGCTTGTTTCAGGTGAACCGGATGTTGTCGCCAACTTGTCGAACATTGCAGCTTCTTTAAAGCAAACCATGAATTTCTTTTGGGTTGGATTTTATCTTGTAAAAGAAAACCAACTGGTACTTGGGCCATTCCAGGGCCCAATTGCCTGTACACGAATTAATTTTGGCAAAGGTGTTTGTGGCGCTTCGTGGAAGGAAAGGAAAACTATTATTGTTCCGGATGTAGAGGCATTTCCCGGTCATATTGCCTGCAGCTCGGCCTCCAAATCAGAAATTGTATTGCCGGCTTTTAAGAACGGAGAGGTCTTTCTGGTGCTGGATGTGGACAGTGATAAACTGAATGATTTTGACGAAACAGATGCGCAGTACCTGGGTCAGGTTATGCAAATTATTGAGCGGTTGATCTGA
- a CDS encoding histidinol-phosphate aminotransferase family protein — translation MTTRRQWLKTAVAAGAGLPLSLALADQLMAAPVSRAERLHGIEPLRNGKLVLLGSNENPYGPSDKARKAIVESMKEGNRYAHGVAQELKKVIAQREGVAPEFVLMGCGSSELLCLTGMTAGLEGGAVLSAFPTFRLLMDYATKFNARWDRVDLDANMVHDLEAMASAVKPDTKIIFVVNPNNPTGTIVDNDKLRSFCMEMAKKATVFADEAYIEFLDQHEKKSMVDLVKQGHNVIVSRTFSKVYGLAGLRVGYLIGQPDTLKKMAEKQIWGNNNQAGLAAAKASLDDKDFVTMTRKKNTEARQHLFNYLDSKKWSYGKSMANVVFFPAPIDGKTILEETEKKGYQIRVWDYQDKEWCRVSIGTLEEMKGFTKAFDQVIS, via the coding sequence ATGACAACACGAAGACAATGGCTTAAGACGGCAGTGGCAGCCGGTGCGGGATTACCGCTCAGTTTAGCATTGGCTGACCAACTGATGGCAGCACCGGTTAGTCGGGCAGAACGACTGCATGGCATTGAACCTTTAAGGAATGGCAAACTTGTTCTGCTGGGCTCCAATGAAAATCCTTATGGCCCATCGGATAAGGCGCGCAAAGCTATTGTGGAGAGTATGAAGGAGGGGAACCGTTACGCCCATGGCGTGGCACAGGAACTTAAAAAAGTTATTGCCCAGCGTGAGGGCGTAGCGCCAGAATTTGTACTGATGGGTTGTGGCTCATCTGAATTGTTGTGCCTTACCGGCATGACGGCCGGGTTGGAGGGTGGTGCCGTGCTATCGGCCTTTCCAACGTTTCGTTTGCTCATGGACTATGCTACAAAATTCAATGCCCGTTGGGACCGGGTTGATTTGGATGCCAATATGGTACACGATCTGGAAGCGATGGCATCGGCTGTCAAGCCAGACACAAAGATCATTTTTGTGGTGAACCCGAATAACCCCACAGGAACCATTGTTGATAATGATAAATTAAGATCCTTCTGTATGGAAATGGCAAAGAAGGCAACGGTGTTTGCCGATGAAGCCTACATTGAATTCCTCGATCAACATGAAAAAAAATCGATGGTTGACCTTGTGAAGCAAGGGCACAACGTAATTGTATCGCGCACGTTTTCGAAAGTTTATGGATTGGCCGGTTTGCGTGTTGGTTACTTGATCGGACAACCGGATACACTTAAAAAAATGGCGGAGAAACAAATCTGGGGTAACAACAATCAAGCAGGTTTAGCCGCAGCAAAAGCCAGCCTTGATGACAAGGATTTTGTGACGATGACACGCAAGAAAAATACGGAAGCGCGTCAGCACCTGTTCAATTATCTTGACAGCAAAAAGTGGTCGTACGGAAAATCAATGGCTAACGTAGTTTTCTTTCCGGCACCTATAGATGGAAAAACGATTTTAGAAGAAACCGAAAAGAAAGGATATCAGATTCGGGTGTGGGATTACCAGGATAAAGAATGGTGCCGCGTAAGCATTGGCACGCTGGAGGAGATGAAAGGATTTACCAAAGCTTTTGATCAGGTTATCTCATGA
- a CDS encoding CHASE2 domain-containing protein, with amino-acid sequence MMSVVLRRFRKTLQYGLLTLLIVAFAHALTWGVGKISLLDSLEHSVLDFDFTDIYYSGGYRPSPIDTNIILVNIGPLGKSAIARQIEILSQFNPKVIGVDVFFSIATDSAETAYLWQVIKSTPNIVLPSRLFYLGEDSPSPDSVILPSDVAGLSADFTGYANLNVPDDDPGLGTIRSFISSAYIKDKYHFPFAAVLAKNYDPLRFDSYLKRNQQNEQINFTGHRLLMFEGSISDATYITIDYLDVLENNIHENLIRDKIVLLGYMGNHLYDQSPEDKFYSPMNERFAGRSLPDMYGVEVQANMASMILSGNYINQSKLLDRFLDLFLLLMAIIIFRHLFIKSEEDYSFTSKIVVFVMINLMVIVPLLIYHYFLFKIDLRYGIFYLIFASDLFEVLYPKIKRIKFLAVAN; translated from the coding sequence ATGATGTCAGTTGTTTTGCGAAGGTTTCGTAAAACATTGCAATATGGCTTGTTAACTTTGCTCATTGTTGCGTTTGCTCATGCACTAACGTGGGGGGTAGGTAAAATCAGTTTGCTGGATTCCCTTGAACATTCCGTTTTAGATTTTGATTTTACTGATATTTATTATTCCGGTGGCTACAGACCAAGCCCGATTGACACGAATATCATATTGGTTAATATTGGCCCATTAGGCAAGAGTGCTATTGCCCGTCAAATTGAAATACTAAGTCAGTTTAATCCCAAAGTGATTGGGGTAGACGTATTTTTTTCAATAGCTACCGACTCTGCCGAGACGGCATATCTGTGGCAGGTGATTAAAAGCACACCGAATATTGTTCTGCCAAGTCGGCTCTTCTATCTGGGTGAAGATAGCCCTTCTCCCGATTCAGTTATTCTTCCATCTGATGTGGCAGGTCTGTCTGCTGATTTTACTGGCTATGCAAATCTTAATGTTCCTGATGATGATCCAGGACTTGGTACAATTCGTTCATTTATTTCTTCAGCTTATATCAAAGATAAATACCACTTTCCTTTTGCTGCAGTACTTGCAAAGAATTACGATCCATTACGTTTTGATTCCTATTTAAAGCGTAATCAGCAGAACGAACAAATTAATTTCACGGGTCACCGTTTGTTGATGTTTGAAGGCAGCATTAGCGATGCGACCTATATTACTATTGATTATCTTGATGTACTCGAAAATAATATCCATGAAAATTTGATAAGGGATAAAATCGTTTTGCTTGGGTATATGGGTAACCATCTTTATGATCAAAGCCCGGAGGATAAATTCTATTCCCCAATGAATGAGCGATTTGCGGGACGATCACTACCAGATATGTATGGGGTTGAAGTACAGGCAAACATGGCGAGCATGATCCTGTCGGGAAACTATATCAATCAATCAAAACTACTCGACAGGTTTTTGGATTTGTTCCTATTGTTAATGGCCATAATCATCTTTCGCCATCTCTTTATCAAGAGCGAGGAGGACTACTCGTTTACATCAAAGATTGTGGTTTTTGTGATGATCAATTTGATGGTGATAGTTCCTTTACTCATCTACCACTATTTTCTCTTTAAGATTGATCTGCGCTACGGCATTTTCTATTTAATCTTTGCTTCAGATTTGTTTGAGGTATTGTATCCAAAGATTAAGCGAATAAAGTTTCTTGCCGTAGCGAACTAA
- a CDS encoding acyl-CoA desaturase, with protein sequence MSRASSIKFPRTQQDFFFTLNQRVNDYFKNQGISRNANTEMVLKTCVMFALYFVPYFLIISSAVTIGWGVLALVVVMGFGVAGIGLSIMHDANHGAYSNKAWINNLIGYSLNLVGANAFNWKVQHNVLHHTYTNVHDADEDISPRGVLRMHPNSDWKPMHKFQHVYAWFLYGLMTIVWVLVKDFVRLVRYQKDGLVKKQKANIVTEWLILLGTKAFYVGYIFVIPVLLLPFAWWQILLGVLLMHYIAGFILAIIFQPAHVIEGTEYPEPDQAGMLENTWAIHQLHTTTNFANRNKILSWYVGGLNYQVEHHLFPNVCHVHYRKISGIVQETAKEFGLPYKSEPTFIGALAGHARLLKELGKQPAMRLSVS encoded by the coding sequence ATGAGCCGCGCTTCCTCCATTAAATTTCCACGCACCCAGCAGGATTTCTTTTTTACGTTAAACCAACGTGTTAATGACTATTTTAAAAACCAGGGTATAAGCAGGAATGCCAATACCGAGATGGTCTTGAAGACCTGCGTTATGTTTGCACTGTACTTTGTTCCTTATTTTCTGATTATATCAAGTGCGGTAACCATAGGCTGGGGTGTATTGGCGCTTGTAGTTGTTATGGGTTTTGGTGTAGCCGGTATCGGTTTGTCCATCATGCATGATGCGAACCACGGAGCATATTCCAACAAAGCCTGGATTAATAATTTAATAGGTTATTCCTTAAATCTGGTTGGGGCGAATGCCTTTAACTGGAAAGTACAACATAATGTTTTGCACCATACTTACACCAACGTGCATGATGCCGATGAAGACATCAGTCCGCGTGGTGTATTGCGTATGCATCCTAACTCCGACTGGAAACCCATGCACAAATTTCAGCATGTGTATGCCTGGTTCCTGTACGGATTAATGACAATCGTTTGGGTGCTGGTGAAAGATTTTGTTCGGCTGGTACGTTACCAGAAAGATGGTTTGGTGAAAAAGCAAAAGGCCAATATTGTTACCGAATGGCTAATCCTATTGGGCACTAAAGCCTTTTATGTAGGCTACATATTCGTTATTCCTGTTTTGCTTTTGCCCTTTGCCTGGTGGCAGATTCTGTTGGGTGTATTGCTGATGCACTATATCGCTGGATTTATTCTGGCCATCATATTTCAACCGGCACACGTAATTGAAGGCACTGAATATCCCGAACCTGATCAAGCCGGCATGTTGGAAAACACGTGGGCCATTCATCAACTGCACACGACCACAAACTTTGCTAACCGAAATAAAATACTTTCGTGGTACGTTGGCGGATTAAACTACCAGGTTGAGCATCACTTGTTTCCGAATGTCTGCCATGTACATTACCGGAAAATTTCCGGCATTGTACAGGAAACCGCTAAAGAATTCGGACTCCCATACAAAAGCGAGCCAACATTTATAGGCGCCCTTGCAGGCCACGCCCGGTTATTGAAAGAGCTGGGGAAACAACCGGCAATGCGCTTGTCGGTTAGCTGA
- a CDS encoding phosphatidylserine decarboxylase family protein translates to MTIHKEGRTLLFVLLVLFVGIIWAFDYFLPEATLARNIVIGVCVVFYLVVLQFFRSPIFTVEKNPRYVIAPADGKVVVIEDAEETEYLKSKRKQISIFMSPINVHVNRMPVGGSISYYRYHPGKYLVAWHPKSSTENERTTVVAKMDNGVEVLFRQIAGALARRIKCYVNEGQKLEQGQEFGFIKFGSRVDIFLPLDASVKVSLGQKTTGGKTILAEL, encoded by the coding sequence ATGACTATTCACAAAGAAGGACGCACACTGCTATTTGTATTGTTGGTTTTATTTGTGGGCATTATCTGGGCCTTCGATTATTTTTTACCGGAAGCAACGCTTGCCCGCAATATCGTGATCGGTGTGTGTGTTGTTTTCTACCTGGTGGTTCTCCAATTTTTCAGAAGTCCCATTTTTACCGTAGAAAAAAATCCCCGGTATGTTATTGCCCCTGCTGATGGCAAAGTGGTTGTTATTGAAGACGCTGAGGAAACTGAGTACCTTAAAAGTAAACGCAAACAGATATCAATTTTCATGTCGCCCATTAATGTGCACGTTAACCGCATGCCCGTTGGTGGAAGCATCAGTTATTACCGCTACCACCCGGGTAAATATCTGGTAGCCTGGCATCCTAAATCAAGTACAGAAAACGAACGCACGACAGTGGTAGCAAAAATGGACAATGGCGTTGAGGTGTTGTTTCGTCAGATTGCAGGTGCCCTTGCACGAAGAATTAAATGCTATGTAAACGAAGGCCAAAAACTGGAGCAGGGCCAGGAGTTCGGCTTCATCAAATTTGGTTCGCGGGTCGACATTTTCCTGCCCCTTGATGCCTCGGTAAAAGTAAGCCTGGGCCAAAAAACCACGGGCGGCAAAACCATTCTGGCTGAACTTTAA
- a CDS encoding Glu/Leu/Phe/Val dehydrogenase yields the protein MAYIEPAPLKDKENPFEAMMSRFHEASQLLGLEEEVYNVLKSPARQVIVSLPVTMDDGSIKVFEGYRVVHSNILGPSKGGIRYDPHVNLDEVKALAAWMTWKCAVVDIPYGGAKGGITCNPRQMSAGEIERLTRAYTSAMIDIFGPDRDIPAPDMGTGPREMAWLMDEYSKTQGMTVNAVVTGKPLVLGGSLGRTEATGRGVMVSTMSAMEKMKINPYKATCAVQGFGNVGSWAARLLAERGLIVQAVSDIGGAYYNEKGIDIEAAVTYSAQHKGSLEGFGGAEKIKGDEILTLPVDVLVPAATEDVIKASNAPNIKAKLIVEGANGPTSSKADSIINEKGIIVVPDILANAGGVTVSYFEWVQNRLGYKWEAERVNRRSDRIMKDAFNNVYKIANEYKVSMRIAAYMVAIDKVAKTYKFRGGY from the coding sequence ATGGCATATATAGAACCTGCTCCCCTTAAAGACAAAGAAAACCCGTTTGAAGCAATGATGTCGCGCTTTCACGAAGCGTCACAGTTACTCGGGCTTGAAGAAGAAGTTTATAACGTTTTAAAATCGCCTGCCCGCCAGGTAATTGTTTCCCTGCCGGTAACCATGGATGACGGCAGCATTAAAGTATTTGAAGGCTACCGCGTGGTGCACTCAAATATTCTTGGCCCTTCAAAGGGTGGTATCCGATATGATCCGCACGTTAACCTGGATGAAGTGAAAGCATTGGCAGCCTGGATGACCTGGAAGTGTGCCGTTGTTGATATTCCCTATGGCGGTGCAAAGGGTGGCATAACTTGTAACCCCCGCCAGATGAGTGCCGGTGAAATTGAACGCCTTACCCGTGCATACACCAGCGCGATGATCGACATTTTTGGGCCCGACCGTGATATCCCCGCGCCTGACATGGGAACGGGCCCGCGCGAAATGGCGTGGTTAATGGACGAATATTCCAAAACACAAGGTATGACGGTGAACGCAGTAGTAACCGGCAAGCCCCTGGTATTGGGTGGATCACTCGGAAGAACCGAAGCCACAGGTCGCGGAGTAATGGTTTCCACCATGTCGGCCATGGAAAAAATGAAAATCAATCCATATAAAGCTACCTGTGCCGTACAAGGTTTTGGTAACGTGGGTTCATGGGCTGCACGGCTTTTAGCCGAACGCGGGCTCATTGTTCAGGCGGTGAGTGATATTGGTGGCGCTTATTACAATGAAAAAGGAATTGATATTGAAGCGGCCGTTACCTACAGCGCACAACATAAAGGCTCACTTGAAGGATTTGGTGGCGCTGAGAAAATTAAAGGTGATGAAATCCTTACCCTACCGGTAGACGTGTTGGTACCAGCTGCAACGGAAGATGTCATTAAAGCATCCAACGCCCCGAACATAAAAGCAAAATTGATTGTAGAAGGAGCCAATGGCCCAACCTCATCAAAGGCTGACAGTATCATTAATGAAAAAGGAATTATTGTGGTGCCGGATATTTTGGCCAATGCCGGTGGTGTTACGGTATCTTATTTCGAGTGGGTTCAAAACCGCTTAGGATATAAGTGGGAAGCCGAGCGGGTTAACCGCAGGTCGGACAGGATTATGAAAGATGCTTTCAACAATGTTTATAAAATCGCCAACGAATACAAAGTATCCATGCGCATCGCTGCGTATATGGTTGCCATTGATAAAGTAGCCAAGACATATAAATTCCGTGGAGGATATTGA
- a CDS encoding phosphatidate cytidylyltransferase has product MALGNHRPYYHICTFALFQKALRHQTINLYSVTKILSGYSNLTQRLVTAIIGAAAIIAGVAYGEWTYFAVFFVICFFSLLEFYKLAGLDGLIPLKTLGTFSGITLFALSFFIERNTISPRYYLLFFPLASLVYLVKLYKKTERKPFTNIAFTFLGIFYIAVPFALLNHAAFENGYYNYEIILGALLILWASDTGAYFAGTLFGKHKLFERISPKKSWEGFWGGAALAIAMTYGISLYFQSLTIVNWLIVSFLIIIGGTFGDLVESLLKRSIEIKDSGDSLPGHGGFLDRFDGLFISAPFIAAYLEIF; this is encoded by the coding sequence ATGGCCTTGGGTAATCACCGGCCTTATTACCACATTTGTACTTTTGCTTTATTTCAGAAAGCTTTACGCCACCAAACAATCAACCTTTACTCCGTGACGAAAATTTTATCCGGCTATAGCAACCTTACCCAACGATTAGTCACCGCCATTATTGGAGCAGCCGCCATTATTGCAGGTGTGGCTTATGGTGAATGGACTTACTTCGCGGTGTTTTTCGTTATTTGTTTTTTCTCGTTACTTGAGTTTTATAAACTGGCCGGCCTTGATGGCTTAATACCCCTGAAAACACTCGGTACGTTTAGTGGCATAACCTTGTTTGCCCTTTCATTTTTTATTGAGCGCAATACCATCTCTCCCCGGTACTACCTTTTGTTTTTTCCGCTGGCATCGTTGGTTTACCTGGTGAAGCTTTATAAAAAAACCGAGCGAAAACCTTTTACCAACATAGCCTTTACATTTCTGGGTATCTTTTATATAGCCGTTCCGTTCGCGTTGTTAAACCATGCTGCTTTTGAAAACGGCTATTACAATTATGAAATAATACTGGGTGCCTTGCTAATCCTGTGGGCCAGCGATACCGGGGCCTATTTTGCCGGCACCTTATTTGGTAAGCATAAACTCTTTGAACGTATCTCACCCAAAAAATCGTGGGAAGGGTTTTGGGGCGGGGCAGCCCTGGCCATTGCTATGACCTACGGAATAAGCCTGTACTTTCAAAGCCTTACCATTGTTAACTGGTTAATTGTTTCCTTTCTGATTATTATAGGGGGAACCTTTGGCGACCTGGTGGAATCCCTTTTAAAAAGAAGCATTGAAATAAAGGATTCCGGTGATAGCCTCCCGGGGCACGGTGGTTTTTTAGACCGGTTTGATGGCTTGTTTATTTCGGCACCCTTTATTGCCGCTTATCTTGAAATTTTTTGA